The genomic DNA CGCCCGGCACCCGGCGCATATCCACCGGCCCCATTCCACCTCGCCCCTTTCCGCACCGTCCCCAGCCCCGGCAGTGCCGGCCTCAGTACTGGTCCATCGCGCTGCGGTACACCGCCGCCAGCCGGTCGACCGCGTGTTCGACGCTGATGGCGTCCCGACGGTCGAGACACGTCTCCGAGAGCGCCTCGCGGTCGACCAGCGTCCAGCGGATGGCCTCGCGGAACGAGGCCGTGTCCCCCGGCTCGAAGTGGAACCCCGTCTCGCCCTCGTCGACCGTCTCGGCGAGCGCGCCGCTGTCGACGCCGACGACGGGGGTTCCGCAGGCGTTGGCCTCCAGGGCCACCAGCCCCTGGGTCTCGACGGGGCTCGGGAAGAGGAACGCGTCGAGGCTGCTGTAGAAGGCCGGTAGCTCCTCGCGGTCGAGGAAGCCCAGGAACCGCACGTCGGCGTCGAGCCCCTCGGCGCTGGCCATCAGACTCGCGCGAGCGGGCCCATCACCGCCGAAGACGACCGTCGGGCGCTCCCCGTCGACGCGGAACCCGTCGACGGCGTCGAGGATCGCCCCGAGGTCCTTCTCGTAGCCGTGTCGCCCCGTGTACCCTAGCAGGAGCCCGTCGCCGAGGTCGTGTCGCTCGCGGAAGGCCGCCGTCTCGACCGGCCGGAACCGGTCCGTGTCGACGCCGTTGGGGACCACCTCGACGGCCGCGGAGACGCCGATGTCCTCCAGGTGCTCGCGGGCCGGCTCCGAGGGGACGACCACGGCGTCCGTGCGGTCGAGGTACCAGCGTTCGTAGCGGCGCGCGACCGCCTCGACGGCATCCGCGAGCCGTCCCTCCGCGATGTAGTCGGCGTACTCGGCGGTCGGGGTGTGGTAGGAGGCGACCAGTGGCAGCTCCTCCCGGCGCGCGAAGCGGGCGCCACCGAGGCCGAGCAGGAACGGCGTGTGCGCGTGGACGATGTCGATGTCGTCGCGCTCCACGGCGGTCGGGACACCGGGGAGCCCGAGGTGGAACCCCTCGTAGTAGGGGAACTCGATGCTCCTGACGGGGTGCTCGGTCGAGGCCGGGTCGTAGTCGGTGGCAGCAGGGTAGACGACGTGCATCCGGCCGCCACGGCGGCCCCACCGCTCGCGCCACGTGCTCACGGTGTAGGTGACGCCGTTCACGGTCGGCAGGTACGTGTCGGTGAACGCCGCGACCGTCGGGACCGACATCGGCCGTCGGTTGACGGGGCCCCGTTTAATCCGTTCGGGTTCGCGGACGGCGCCGTCCCGAGGAATCGCCGGGGAGGAGGAGTCAGGCCGCGAGGCCGTCCTCGGCCTCGAGGAGTTCGTGGTAGCGGTTCCGGATGGTGACCTCCGAGATGTTGGCCACCTCGCTGACCTCGCTCTGTGTCACCTTCTCGTTGCAGAGCAGCGAGGCGGCGTAGACGGCGGCCGCTGCCAGTCCGACGGGGGACTTCCCCGAGTGGATGCCGGCCTGCTTGGCCGACTGGAGCAGTTCACGGGCGCGGCGCTCGGCCTCATCGCTCAGGTCGAGGTCGGACGCGAACCGGGGGACGTAGCTCTCGGGGTCGGCCGGCTTGATCTCCAGTTTCAGCTCGCGGACCACGTAGCGGTAGGTCCGGGCGATCTCGTCCTTCTCGACGCGGGAGACGCCGGAGATCTCGTCGAGGCTCCGCGGGGTACCGGCCTGCCGGGCGGCCGCGTACAGCGCGCTCGTCGAGACACCCTCGATGGAGCGCCCGGGAAGCAGGTTCTCATCGAGTGCGCGCCGGTAGATGACGCTCGCGGTCTCGCGGACGTTGTCGGGGAGGCCCAGTGCGCTGGCCATCCGGTCGATCTCGCCGAGTGCCTGCTTGAGGTTGCGCTCCTTCGAGTCACGGGTGCGGAACCGCTCGTTCCAGGTCCGCAGGCGCTGCATCTTCTGGCGCTGGCGCGAGGACAGGCTGTTGCCGTAGGCGTCCTTGTCCTGCCAGCCGATGTTGGTCGAGAGCCCCTTGTCGTGCATCATGTTCGTGGTCGGGGCGCCGACGCGGGACTTCTCGTCCTTCTCCTTGGCGTCGAACGCGCGCCATTCGGGCCCGCGGTCGATGTTGTCCTCGTCGACGACGAGGCCACAGTCCTGGCAGACCACCTCACCGTGTTCGGTGTCGGTGGCCACGTCACCACCACACTCCGGACAGACGAGCTCCTCGTTCTCGTCGGACTCGTGCTCCGCCGTTTCCTCGTTCTCACGCTGAAAGCGTCTGACACTCGTATCTGTCATTGTGTACTGGGCCGCGATAGGGAGTGGAGGTAAGAAGTTCCCTACTCGTTATCACGTTGGGTCCGAGCCGACTTAAATTCTCGGGCTGAAATGGACGGCAGGGTCACGGAGGAGGCCCAAATTCATCGCGAATCGCGCTCCCGAAGAAGTATCACGATTCCGAACGGATGTTGTTCCAGAGACAGGTCGGGCCCTGGAACACCGGCCGATCGATCGGCGGTCGGAGGAGCGGAGGTCCTCTTCATGCCGGGAGGAGCGGTCAGCCGGGGACGTGGAGTCGAAACCCTTAGTGCCGGGTCAGACGCAGGGCCGGGCATGAGCGATACGGACGCGGTCGACCCCGAGGAGGTCCGCCACGTTGCGGGCCTGGCCCGCGTCGACCTCGACGAGGACGAGGTCGAGCGGTTCGCCGAGCAGTTCGGCGACATCCTCGCGTACTTCGACGCGCTGGACGACGTGCCGGAGACGGACCGCGAGGCCGACCTCGCGAACGTCTTCCGCGCCGACGAGGTACGCGAGGGACT from Haloglomus litoreum includes the following:
- a CDS encoding glycosyltransferase, yielding MSVPTVAAFTDTYLPTVNGVTYTVSTWRERWGRRGGRMHVVYPAATDYDPASTEHPVRSIEFPYYEGFHLGLPGVPTAVERDDIDIVHAHTPFLLGLGGARFARREELPLVASYHTPTAEYADYIAEGRLADAVEAVARRYERWYLDRTDAVVVPSEPAREHLEDIGVSAAVEVVPNGVDTDRFRPVETAAFRERHDLGDGLLLGYTGRHGYEKDLGAILDAVDGFRVDGERPTVVFGGDGPARASLMASAEGLDADVRFLGFLDREELPAFYSSLDAFLFPSPVETQGLVALEANACGTPVVGVDSGALAETVDEGETGFHFEPGDTASFREAIRWTLVDREALSETCLDRRDAISVEHAVDRLAAVYRSAMDQY
- a CDS encoding transcription initiation factor IIB; translated protein: MTDTSVRRFQRENEETAEHESDENEELVCPECGGDVATDTEHGEVVCQDCGLVVDEDNIDRGPEWRAFDAKEKDEKSRVGAPTTNMMHDKGLSTNIGWQDKDAYGNSLSSRQRQKMQRLRTWNERFRTRDSKERNLKQALGEIDRMASALGLPDNVRETASVIYRRALDENLLPGRSIEGVSTSALYAAARQAGTPRSLDEISGVSRVEKDEIARTYRYVVRELKLEIKPADPESYVPRFASDLDLSDEAERRARELLQSAKQAGIHSGKSPVGLAAAAVYAASLLCNEKVTQSEVSEVANISEVTIRNRYHELLEAEDGLAA
- the gatC gene encoding Asp-tRNA(Asn)/Glu-tRNA(Gln) amidotransferase subunit GatC, yielding MSDTDAVDPEEVRHVAGLARVDLDEDEVERFAEQFGDILAYFDALDDVPETDREADLANVFRADEVREGLTQAEALQNAPESEDGRFKGPRVG